CTCAACAACCAACCCCGAAATAGTAATTCTTCGGCAAACCCGATCGCGATCGCCATCACGCCACCTTCTAGAGCGATTCGCAGGAAGGTACTCGAAGGAGTTTGCCACTGCACCCAACCCAAGATTCCTGTAAGCACAAATAGGAGAAACAGGCTGCCAAAGCCGATCGCTAATCCCTGCAAAAGATTTCTGAAATTCTGGCGCGGCTGTCTCAATCCGTAAGTTCTAAACAAAGGCTCACGATAGACAAACCACCCCCAAAATTTGACTAAAACAATAAATTCTAGATACAGAACAACAAGCGTCAAAATTGAAGCGAGATTTCGAGCCGCATCGGTTGTGCCATAAAACACGCTGATCGCCCATTCGATCGGAAGTTTCAGCGGTAGCCACAGCACCAACAGCGTCAACAAAAACAGCCCAATCCGAATCGGAGTTGGGCGGTGAGAAATAACAGCAAAATTAATTTTCAAGCAGCGTTGGGGTTATTCGTCAGGCTCGATCGTACTATCCAACCCTTTCATTTTCAGCGTCTCGCTGTAAAACTCTGCGTGTTCCTGAGCGCAAGTAATCACCAAGCCCACACCACTGTTATGAGTTTCCATCATGATATTGACGGCTTGCGGCTGAGTCAGGCTTGGAACCGTTTCCATCAACGCCTGTACTACATATTCCATCGTGTTGTAATCGTCGTTATGTAGTAAAACACGGTAGCGCGGCGCAAGTTTTCGAGTTGTTGAACGCTTTTCAATGGTCTCAACAGACACAGTTCTATCCTCTCCGTTAGCGATTAGGGGTCAAGTTAATGGACAGAAGATTCCCACCCAACTGAGCGTCATAACTGAGCGTCATGATTTCAAGGGCGAACTGAGACAACAGTTCAACACGCCATTCGGGTAGAAAAGTAATGTGCACGATCGTCTCTAGCTTAGCGATTCTTCACGATGTGCATCGCTTTTATTCTAGCCATATCGCCCCGAATCGATCAATCAGAACTGGAGTAGCGGATTATTGAATCAAAATTTTAGAATTGAAGCTAGCTCGATCAGATCTTCTCTTATGGTTGATAGTTTCCAGCAATTCAATTTTCAACCTTACCAAATCGTTTTTCTCGAACATGCCCACTCGCGCCTGTATGCTGA
This window of the Cyanobacteria bacterium FACHB-DQ100 genome carries:
- a CDS encoding CPBP family intramembrane metalloprotease is translated as MKINFAVISHRPTPIRIGLFLLTLLVLWLPLKLPIEWAISVFYGTTDAARNLASILTLVVLYLEFIVLVKFWGWFVYREPLFRTYGLRQPRQNFRNLLQGLAIGFGSLFLLFVLTGILGWVQWQTPSSTFLRIALEGGVMAIAIGFAEELLFRGWLLSELDRGYSASVSLCTSSILFALVHGIRPQFPALLILGLILVWGKRATQGRLGWSIGFHAGLVWGYYLVNVGQLITVSHRVPAWVTGIDRNPLAGIMGILALGAIAIGVRSAALKARF
- the clpS gene encoding ATP-dependent Clp protease adapter ClpS; this encodes MSVETIEKRSTTRKLAPRYRVLLHNDDYNTMEYVVQALMETVPSLTQPQAVNIMMETHNSGVGLVITCAQEHAEFYSETLKMKGLDSTIEPDE